In the Streptomyces sp. f51 genome, one interval contains:
- a CDS encoding phage holin family protein, with amino-acid sequence MTAPDGTPVGAERSIGQLVAAATTEMSALVHDEIALAKAQLKQDVKRGAVSGGAFSAAGAVLIFSLPMLSFALTYGIRTWSHWNLAICFLLAFAANVLVAAVLALIGVIFAKKAKKSKGPQKVAASMKETAGVLQNAKPHPRPEPVEDAVAAVARSSS; translated from the coding sequence ATGACCGCACCCGACGGGACCCCGGTCGGCGCCGAACGCAGCATCGGCCAGCTGGTCGCCGCGGCGACGACCGAGATGTCCGCGCTGGTGCACGACGAGATCGCGCTGGCGAAGGCTCAGCTCAAGCAGGACGTCAAGCGCGGTGCTGTCAGCGGCGGCGCGTTCTCGGCGGCCGGCGCGGTCCTGATCTTCTCCCTGCCCATGCTCAGCTTCGCCCTCACCTACGGCATCCGGACCTGGAGCCACTGGAATCTCGCGATCTGCTTCCTGCTTGCGTTCGCGGCGAACGTGCTGGTCGCGGCGGTGCTCGCGCTGATCGGCGTGATCTTCGCGAAGAAGGCCAAGAAGAGCAAGGGCCCGCAGAAGGTGGCCGCGTCCATGAAGGAGACGGCGGGTGTCCTTCAGAACGCCAAGCCGCACCCCCGGCCCGAACCGGTCGAGGACGCCGTCGCGGCTGTGGCACGCTCGTCCTCATGA
- a CDS encoding ATP-binding protein, whose amino-acid sequence MKIAFVGKGGSGKTTLSSLFIRHLAASGTPVVAVDADINQHLGAALGLEETEAAALPAMGERLPLIKDYLRGSNPRIASAETMIKTTPPGEGSRLMRVGETNPVYDACARPVELDGGVIRLMVTGPFTEADVGVACYHSKTGAVELCLNHLVDGRSEYVVVDMTAGSDSFASGLFTRFDITFLVAEPTRKGVSVYRQYKEYARDFGITLKVVGNKVQNEDDIDFLRAEVGDDLLVTVGHSDWVRAMEKGRPPRFDTLEGANRRSLHALRAAADATYELRDWERYTRQMVQFHLKNAAGWGNAKTGADLAEQIDPGFVLGESPMATA is encoded by the coding sequence ATGAAAATTGCTTTCGTCGGGAAGGGCGGCAGCGGCAAGACCACCTTGTCCTCGCTCTTCATCCGCCACCTCGCCGCCTCGGGGACACCCGTCGTCGCCGTCGACGCCGACATCAACCAGCATCTGGGGGCCGCGCTCGGGCTCGAAGAGACGGAGGCCGCGGCGCTCCCCGCGATGGGCGAGCGGCTGCCGCTCATCAAGGACTACCTGCGCGGCTCCAACCCTCGCATCGCGTCCGCCGAGACGATGATCAAGACGACCCCGCCCGGGGAAGGCTCCCGTCTAATGCGGGTCGGTGAGACGAATCCGGTCTACGACGCCTGCGCCCGGCCGGTGGAACTCGACGGCGGCGTCATCCGTTTGATGGTCACCGGCCCGTTCACCGAGGCCGACGTGGGGGTGGCTTGCTACCACTCCAAGACCGGTGCTGTGGAGCTCTGCCTGAACCATCTCGTCGACGGCCGGAGCGAGTACGTCGTCGTCGACATGACGGCGGGCTCGGATTCCTTCGCGTCCGGCTTGTTCACCCGCTTCGACATCACCTTCCTCGTCGCCGAACCGACCCGGAAGGGAGTCTCCGTCTACCGCCAGTACAAGGAGTACGCCCGCGACTTCGGCATCACCCTGAAGGTCGTCGGCAACAAGGTGCAGAACGAGGACGACATCGACTTCCTGCGCGCGGAGGTGGGTGACGACCTCCTGGTCACGGTCGGGCACTCGGACTGGGTACGGGCCATGGAGAAGGGCCGCCCGCCCCGCTTCGACACCCTGGAGGGGGCCAACCGGCGCTCGCTGCACGCCTTGCGGGCCGCCGCCGACGCCACGTACGAACTGCGCGACTGGGAGCGGTACACGCGCCAGATGGTGCAGTTCCATCTGAAGAACGCCGCCGGCTGGGGCAACGCGAAAACCGGGGCGGACCTCGCCGAACAGATCGACCCCGGTTTCGTACTCGGCGAAAGCCCGATGGCCACCGCCTGA
- the acs gene encoding acetate--CoA ligase: MAWDTTDTLGKGDVVSNESLANLLKEERRFAPPADLAANANVTAEAYEQAKADRLGFWAEQARRLTWATEPTETLDWSNPPFAKWFADGKLNVAYNCVDRHVEAGNGDRVAIHFEGEPGDSRAITYAELKDEVSKAANALTELGVGKGDRVAVYLPMIPEAVVAMLACARIGAAHSVVFGGFSAEAIATRIQDADAKLVITADGGYRRGKPSALKPAVDEAVSRVDGVDKVLVVRRTGEDVAWTEGRDVWWHDIVGRQSAEHTPEAFEAEHPLFILYTSGTTGKPKGILHTSGGYLTQASYTHHAVFDLKPETDVYWCTADIGWVTGHSYITYGPLSNGATQVMYEGTPDTPHQGRFWEIVQKYGVTILYTAPTAIRTFMKWGDDIPAKFDLSSLRVLGSVGEPINPEAWIWYRKHIGGDRTPIVDTWWQTETGAMMISPLPGVTETKPGSAQRALPGISATVVDDEANEVPDGGGGYLVLTEPWPSMLRTIWGDDQRFLDTYWSRFEGKYFAGDGAKKDDDGDVWLLGRVDDVMLVSGHNISTTEVESALVSHPSVAEAAVVGAADETTGQAIVAFVILRGTASAEDEGLVAALRNHVGTTLGPIAKPQRVLPVAELPKTRSGKIMRRLLRDVAENRELGDVTTLTDSTVMDLIQAKLPAAPSED; this comes from the coding sequence GTGGCCTGGGACACAACGGACACCCTGGGAAAGGGAGATGTCGTGAGCAACGAAAGCCTGGCCAACCTGCTGAAGGAAGAGCGCAGGTTCGCGCCGCCCGCCGACCTGGCGGCGAACGCCAATGTCACCGCGGAGGCGTATGAGCAGGCCAAGGCTGACAGGCTCGGCTTCTGGGCCGAGCAGGCCCGTCGGCTGACCTGGGCCACCGAGCCGACCGAGACACTGGACTGGTCCAACCCGCCGTTCGCGAAGTGGTTCGCCGACGGCAAGCTGAACGTCGCGTACAACTGCGTGGACCGGCACGTCGAGGCTGGGAACGGCGACCGCGTCGCCATCCACTTCGAGGGCGAGCCCGGCGACAGCCGGGCCATCACCTACGCCGAGCTCAAGGACGAGGTGTCGAAGGCCGCGAACGCCCTCACCGAGCTCGGTGTCGGCAAGGGCGACCGGGTGGCCGTCTACCTGCCGATGATCCCCGAGGCCGTCGTCGCGATGCTGGCCTGTGCCCGTATCGGCGCCGCGCACTCGGTCGTCTTCGGCGGGTTCTCCGCCGAGGCGATCGCCACCCGCATCCAGGACGCCGACGCCAAACTGGTCATCACCGCCGACGGCGGCTACCGGCGCGGGAAGCCGTCCGCGCTCAAGCCCGCCGTAGACGAAGCGGTGAGCCGGGTCGACGGCGTCGACAAGGTGCTCGTGGTGCGCCGCACCGGCGAGGACGTCGCCTGGACCGAGGGCCGCGACGTGTGGTGGCACGACATCGTCGGACGGCAGTCGGCCGAGCACACCCCGGAGGCGTTCGAGGCCGAGCACCCGCTGTTCATCCTCTACACCTCCGGGACCACCGGGAAGCCGAAGGGCATCCTGCACACCTCGGGCGGGTACCTCACGCAGGCCTCGTACACCCACCACGCGGTCTTCGACCTCAAGCCGGAGACGGACGTGTACTGGTGCACGGCCGACATCGGCTGGGTCACCGGGCACTCCTACATCACGTACGGGCCGCTCTCGAACGGCGCGACGCAGGTCATGTACGAGGGGACCCCGGACACCCCCCACCAGGGCCGGTTCTGGGAGATCGTGCAGAAGTACGGGGTGACGATCCTGTACACGGCGCCCACGGCCATCCGTACGTTCATGAAGTGGGGCGACGACATCCCCGCGAAGTTCGACCTGTCCTCGCTGCGGGTGCTGGGGTCGGTCGGCGAGCCGATCAACCCCGAGGCGTGGATCTGGTACCGCAAGCACATCGGCGGGGACCGTACGCCGATCGTCGACACCTGGTGGCAGACCGAGACCGGCGCGATGATGATCTCGCCGCTGCCCGGGGTCACCGAGACCAAGCCGGGCTCGGCGCAGCGGGCGCTGCCCGGCATCTCGGCGACCGTGGTCGACGACGAGGCGAACGAGGTGCCCGACGGCGGGGGCGGCTACCTCGTGCTCACCGAGCCGTGGCCGTCCATGCTCCGCACGATCTGGGGTGACGACCAGCGGTTCCTCGACACGTACTGGTCCCGTTTCGAGGGCAAGTACTTCGCCGGGGACGGCGCCAAGAAGGACGACGACGGCGATGTCTGGCTGCTCGGGCGCGTCGACGACGTGATGCTCGTGTCCGGGCACAACATCTCGACGACCGAGGTCGAGTCGGCGCTCGTCTCCCACCCGTCGGTCGCCGAGGCGGCGGTCGTGGGTGCGGCGGACGAGACCACGGGGCAGGCGATCGTCGCCTTCGTCATCCTGCGCGGGACGGCTTCCGCCGAGGACGAAGGACTGGTCGCGGCGCTGCGCAACCACGTCGGCACCACGCTCGGTCCGATCGCCAAGCCCCAGCGGGTCCTGCCCGTGGCCGAGCTGCCGAAGACCCGGTCCGGGAAGATCATGCGCCGCCTGCTGCGGGACGTGGCCGAGAACCGCGAGCTCGGTGACGTCACGACGCTCACCGACTCCACGGTGATGGACCTGATCCAGGCGAAGCTGCCGGCCGCGCCCAGCGAGGACTGA
- a CDS encoding SulP family inorganic anion transporter, translating into MSACVPTRATDPTRPAQVHQPHSPPPTPPRRFRVAGADLSASIAVFLIALPLSLGIALATGAPLQAGLVAAAAGGLVAGRIGGSPLQVSGPAAGLTVVTAELIQHYGWRATCAITVLAGIAQLGLGCLRVARTALAVSPAIVHGMLAGIGVTIAVAQLHIVLGGIPQSSVLDNLVALPDQVARMHAAAVSMSVLTLVLLFAWPRLPGRTGQMLRKVPAALVAVAGATLTASLAGLTLPRVELPSWSSHALAGLPEGPVLGVAAAVLTVTLVCSVQSLLGAVAVDKLVSGRPELQGRVGRSRLDRELLGQGAANVVSGALGGLPVAGVAVRSSANVRAGAVSRNSTILHGVFVVIAALLMVPILELIPLASLAALVMAVGIQMVSLHHIRTVTRHREMLVYVVTTLGVVFLGVLEGVALGVAVAVGVALHRLGRTRITHEEKEGVHHVHVRGQLTFLAVPRLSRTLHLVPRGADAVVQLDGSFMDHAAYESLQDWQSVHVAQGGTVDLGGRKGTRIAEPVDSGHCRCRPWTPWRNHQCDAAAETGTPPTNASSDRQEETIEARPSGHQLARGISAFQRNTAPLVRDELARLAREGQRPSQLFLTCADSRLVTSMITSSGPGDLFVVRNVGNLVPLPGEESGDDSVAAAIEYAVDVLKVRSITVCGHSGCGAMQALLASEPGGALTPLKRWLRHGQPSLDRMAADDRPWARIAGRAPADAVEQLCLTNVVQQLEHLRAHESVARALREGAVELQGMYFHVGEAQAYLLAEADGAELFDHVGAFDHAGAVEELRHPA; encoded by the coding sequence ATGTCTGCCTGCGTCCCCACCCGCGCCACCGACCCGACTCGGCCCGCGCAGGTACACCAGCCCCACAGCCCCCCGCCGACCCCGCCCCGACGCTTCCGCGTGGCGGGCGCCGATCTGTCCGCCTCGATCGCGGTCTTCCTCATCGCCCTCCCCCTGTCCCTCGGCATCGCCCTCGCCACCGGCGCTCCGCTCCAGGCCGGCCTTGTCGCCGCCGCCGCGGGCGGACTGGTCGCGGGACGGATCGGCGGATCACCGCTCCAGGTGAGCGGACCCGCGGCCGGGCTCACCGTCGTCACGGCCGAGCTCATCCAGCACTACGGCTGGCGCGCGACCTGCGCCATCACCGTGCTCGCCGGAATCGCGCAACTCGGCCTCGGCTGCCTGCGCGTGGCCCGCACGGCCCTGGCCGTCAGCCCCGCCATCGTGCACGGCATGCTCGCCGGAATCGGGGTGACCATCGCCGTCGCCCAGCTGCACATCGTGCTGGGAGGCATCCCGCAGAGCTCCGTCCTGGACAACCTCGTCGCACTGCCGGACCAGGTGGCCCGTATGCACGCGGCGGCGGTGTCGATGAGTGTGCTGACCCTGGTGCTGCTGTTCGCCTGGCCGCGCCTGCCCGGACGGACCGGGCAGATGCTGCGCAAGGTCCCGGCCGCCCTGGTCGCCGTCGCCGGAGCCACCCTGACCGCCTCTCTCGCCGGACTCACACTGCCGAGGGTCGAACTGCCCTCCTGGAGCAGCCACGCGCTGGCCGGGCTGCCCGAGGGCCCGGTGCTCGGCGTCGCCGCCGCCGTCCTCACCGTGACGCTGGTGTGCAGCGTGCAGTCGCTGCTCGGGGCGGTCGCCGTGGACAAGCTCGTGAGCGGCCGTCCGGAACTCCAGGGGCGGGTCGGCCGTTCCCGCCTCGACCGGGAACTGCTCGGCCAGGGCGCCGCCAACGTCGTCTCCGGCGCGCTCGGCGGACTGCCCGTCGCCGGGGTCGCCGTCCGAAGTTCCGCGAACGTGCGAGCAGGTGCCGTCAGCCGGAACTCCACGATCCTGCACGGCGTTTTCGTAGTGATTGCCGCGCTGCTGATGGTCCCGATCCTGGAGCTGATCCCCCTCGCATCGCTCGCCGCCCTGGTGATGGCCGTCGGCATCCAGATGGTGTCCCTGCACCACATCCGCACGGTCACCCGCCACCGCGAAATGCTGGTGTACGTCGTCACCACGCTCGGCGTCGTCTTCCTCGGAGTCCTCGAAGGCGTGGCCCTCGGGGTCGCCGTGGCCGTCGGTGTCGCCCTGCACCGCCTCGGCCGCACCCGCATCACGCACGAAGAGAAGGAAGGAGTCCATCACGTCCACGTACGAGGCCAGTTGACGTTCCTCGCGGTGCCCCGGCTCAGCCGCACCCTGCACCTGGTGCCCCGGGGGGCGGACGCCGTCGTGCAGTTGGACGGCTCGTTCATGGATCACGCCGCGTACGAGTCGCTCCAGGACTGGCAGAGCGTCCATGTCGCCCAAGGCGGCACGGTCGATCTCGGCGGAAGAAAGGGAACACGGATCGCCGAGCCCGTGGACTCCGGACACTGCCGCTGCCGGCCCTGGACACCCTGGCGGAACCACCAGTGCGACGCCGCCGCGGAAACGGGGACCCCGCCGACCAACGCATCGTCGGACCGACAGGAGGAGACCATCGAGGCCAGACCGAGCGGACATCAACTGGCGCGCGGGATCAGCGCGTTCCAGAGAAATACCGCACCCCTGGTGCGCGACGAACTGGCCCGGCTGGCCAGGGAAGGCCAACGGCCGTCCCAGCTGTTCCTGACCTGCGCCGACTCCCGGCTCGTCACCTCGATGATCACATCCAGTGGTCCGGGCGATCTCTTCGTCGTACGGAACGTCGGCAACCTCGTGCCGCTGCCCGGAGAGGAGAGCGGGGACGACTCGGTGGCGGCCGCCATCGAGTACGCGGTGGACGTATTGAAGGTGCGGTCCATCACGGTGTGCGGGCACTCCGGATGCGGGGCCATGCAGGCGCTGCTGGCGTCCGAGCCCGGAGGAGCGCTCACGCCGCTCAAGCGGTGGCTGCGGCACGGGCAGCCGAGCCTGGACCGGATGGCCGCGGACGACAGACCGTGGGCGCGGATCGCCGGACGCGCGCCGGCCGACGCGGTGGAGCAGCTCTGCCTGACCAATGTGGTGCAGCAACTCGAGCACCTGCGGGCCCATGAGTCCGTGGCGCGGGCCCTGCGGGAGGGCGCGGTCGAGCTGCAAGGCATGTACTTCCACGTCGGGGAGGCCCAGGCGTATCTGCTGGCCGAGGCCGACGGGGCCGAACTGTTCGATCACGTAGGCGCGTTCGATCATGCGGGCGCGGTCGAGGAGCTGCGGCATCCCGCGTGA
- the nhaA gene encoding Na+/H+ antiporter NhaA, producing MATPPSNSSSTTPRKFLGLLSLPERNFVADALRTETVGGVLLLIAAVAALIWANTLPHSYETVSHYHFGPAALGLDLSVEHWAADGLLAIFFFVAGIELKRELVAGDLRDPKAAVLPVAAAVCGMAVPAVVYVLTNVLGHGSLEGWAVPTATDIAFALAVLAVIGTSLPSALRAFLLTLAVVDDLFAILIIAVFFTDSINLAALAGAFVGLGVFWLLLRKGVHGWYVYVPLALVIWALMYNSGIHATIAGVAMGLMLRCHPHEGEEHSPGEHIEHLVRPVSAGLAVPLFALFSAGVAISGGAIHDVFTRPETLGVVLGLVVGKAVGIFGGTWLTARFTRASLSDELEWADVVAVATLAGIGFTVSLLIGELAFEGNTSLTDETKAAVLIGSFIAAVLATVLLKIRNSKYRSLCEDEERDEDLDGIPDIYEQDKPAYHLRMAAIHERKAAEHRRIAEVAGGASEGDDGPA from the coding sequence GTGGCCACGCCCCCCAGCAACAGCAGCAGCACCACTCCGCGCAAGTTCCTGGGCCTGTTGTCCCTGCCCGAGCGGAACTTCGTGGCGGACGCGCTGCGCACCGAGACCGTGGGCGGAGTCCTGCTGCTGATCGCGGCGGTCGCGGCACTGATCTGGGCGAACACGCTGCCGCACAGCTACGAGACCGTCTCGCACTACCACTTCGGACCGGCCGCTCTCGGGCTCGATCTGTCCGTGGAGCACTGGGCGGCCGACGGACTGCTCGCGATCTTCTTCTTCGTCGCCGGCATCGAGCTGAAGCGCGAGCTGGTGGCCGGGGACCTGCGGGACCCGAAGGCCGCGGTGCTGCCCGTGGCCGCGGCGGTCTGCGGCATGGCGGTTCCCGCGGTCGTCTACGTCCTGACCAACGTCCTCGGCCACGGCTCGCTGGAGGGCTGGGCCGTCCCGACGGCCACCGACATCGCCTTCGCGCTCGCCGTGCTCGCCGTCATCGGGACGTCGCTGCCGTCCGCCCTGCGCGCCTTCCTGCTCACCCTCGCCGTCGTCGACGACCTGTTCGCGATCCTGATCATCGCGGTCTTCTTCACGGACTCCATCAACCTGGCGGCCCTCGCCGGGGCCTTCGTGGGGCTCGGCGTGTTCTGGCTGCTGCTGCGCAAGGGCGTACACGGCTGGTACGTGTACGTCCCGCTCGCGCTGGTGATCTGGGCCCTGATGTACAACAGCGGCATCCACGCCACCATCGCCGGTGTCGCCATGGGCCTCATGCTGCGCTGCCATCCCCACGAGGGCGAGGAACACTCCCCCGGTGAGCACATCGAGCATCTGGTGCGCCCGGTGTCCGCGGGCCTCGCCGTGCCGCTGTTCGCCCTGTTCAGCGCCGGAGTCGCGATCTCCGGCGGTGCGATCCACGATGTGTTCACCCGACCCGAGACGCTCGGTGTGGTGCTCGGGCTCGTCGTCGGCAAGGCGGTCGGCATCTTCGGCGGTACGTGGCTGACGGCGCGGTTCACCCGGGCCTCGCTCAGCGACGAGCTGGAATGGGCCGACGTCGTCGCCGTCGCCACCCTCGCCGGCATCGGCTTCACCGTCTCGCTGCTCATCGGCGAGCTCGCCTTCGAGGGCAACACGAGCCTGACCGACGAGACCAAGGCCGCCGTGCTGATCGGCTCGTTCATCGCGGCCGTGCTCGCCACGGTCCTGCTGAAGATACGCAACTCCAAGTACCGCTCGCTGTGCGAGGACGAGGAACGCGACGAGGACCTCGACGGCATCCCCGACATCTACGAGCAGGACAAGCCCGCGTACCACCTGCGCATGGCCGCGATCCACGAGCGGAAGGCCGCTGAGCACCGCAGGATTGCCGAAGTGGCGGGTGGGGCAAGCGAGGGTGACGACGGTCCGGCATGA
- a CDS encoding alpha/beta hydrolase yields MTDPATPSAQPTSVVRIDLPGGRKVTHRDVAANGARFHIAELGDGPLVLLLHGFPQFWWAWRHQLVALADAGFRAVAMDLRGVGGSDRTPRGYDPANLALDITGVVRSLGEPDAALVGHDLGGYLAWTAAAMRPKLVRRLAVSSMPHPRRWRSAMLSDVRQTTAGSYIWGFQRPWIPERQLLADDASLVGRLVRDWSGPRQPDEDTLETYRRAMSIPSTAHCSIEPYRWMVRSMARPDGIQFNRRMKRPVRVPTLHLHGSLDPVMRTRSAAGSGEYVEAPYRWRLFDGLGHFPHEEDPVAFSTELINWLKDPEPDR; encoded by the coding sequence ATGACGGACCCCGCCACACCATCGGCGCAACCCACCTCGGTCGTACGGATCGACCTTCCCGGCGGCCGGAAGGTCACGCACAGGGACGTGGCCGCCAACGGCGCCCGCTTCCACATCGCCGAGCTCGGCGACGGGCCGCTCGTCCTGCTGCTGCACGGCTTCCCGCAGTTCTGGTGGGCCTGGCGCCACCAGCTCGTCGCGCTCGCCGACGCCGGGTTCCGGGCCGTCGCCATGGACCTGCGCGGTGTCGGAGGCAGCGACCGCACCCCGCGCGGTTACGACCCCGCCAATCTCGCGCTCGACATCACCGGGGTCGTGCGCTCCCTCGGCGAACCCGACGCGGCGCTCGTCGGGCACGACCTCGGCGGCTATCTGGCGTGGACGGCGGCGGCCATGCGGCCCAAGCTCGTCCGCCGGCTCGCGGTGTCGTCCATGCCGCATCCGCGCCGCTGGCGTTCCGCGATGCTCTCCGACGTCAGGCAGACGACGGCGGGCTCGTACATCTGGGGGTTCCAGCGTCCCTGGATCCCCGAGCGCCAACTCCTCGCCGACGACGCCTCCCTGGTGGGCCGTCTGGTGCGCGACTGGTCGGGCCCGCGGCAGCCGGACGAGGACACCCTGGAGACGTACCGCCGGGCCATGAGCATCCCCTCGACCGCGCACTGCTCCATCGAGCCGTACCGGTGGATGGTGCGGTCCATGGCGCGCCCCGACGGCATCCAGTTCAACCGGCGCATGAAGCGGCCGGTGCGGGTGCCGACGCTGCATCTGCACGGCTCACTCGATCCGGTGATGCGGACGCGGAGCGCGGCGGGCTCCGGGGAGTACGTCGAAGCTCCGTACCGCTGGCGGCTGTTCGACGGGCTCGGCCACTTCCCGCACGAAGAGGATCCGGTCGCCTTCTCCACCGAACTGATCAACTGGCTGAAGGATCCGGAACCCGATCGGTGA
- a CDS encoding HAD family hydrolase yields MLNLVENHSLPRTAAFFDLDKTVIAKSSTLTFSKSFYQGGLINRRAALRTAYIQFVFLAGGADHDQMERMRKYLSSMCRGWNVQQVKEIVAETLHDLIDPIIYDEAASLIEQHHKAGRDVVIVSTSGAEVVEPIGDLLGADRVVATRMVVGEDGCFTGEVEYYAYGPTKAEAIKELAASEGYDLARCYAYSDSATDLPMLESVGHPHAVNPDRALRREAVARAWPILDFHRPVRLKQRLPALSVPPRPALVAAAAIGAAAATAGLVWYASRRRAAAV; encoded by the coding sequence ATGCTCAACCTCGTGGAAAACCACTCCTTGCCTCGTACAGCGGCCTTCTTCGACCTGGACAAGACGGTCATTGCGAAGTCGAGCACGCTCACCTTCAGCAAGTCGTTCTACCAAGGCGGACTGATCAACCGCAGGGCCGCCTTGCGCACCGCGTACATCCAGTTCGTGTTCCTGGCGGGCGGCGCCGACCACGATCAGATGGAGCGGATGCGCAAGTACCTGTCCTCGATGTGCCGCGGCTGGAACGTCCAGCAGGTCAAGGAGATCGTCGCGGAGACACTGCACGACCTCATCGACCCGATCATCTACGACGAGGCCGCCTCGCTCATCGAGCAGCACCACAAGGCCGGCCGGGACGTAGTGATCGTGTCCACGTCCGGCGCCGAGGTTGTGGAACCCATCGGTGACCTGCTCGGCGCCGACCGGGTCGTGGCGACCCGCATGGTCGTCGGCGAGGACGGCTGCTTCACCGGAGAGGTGGAGTACTACGCGTACGGGCCGACCAAGGCCGAGGCGATCAAGGAGTTGGCCGCGTCCGAGGGGTACGACCTGGCCCGCTGTTACGCCTACAGCGATTCGGCGACCGATCTGCCGATGCTGGAGTCCGTCGGACACCCGCACGCGGTGAATCCGGACCGCGCGCTGCGCCGCGAGGCGGTCGCCCGCGCATGGCCGATCCTGGACTTCCACCGTCCGGTCCGGCTCAAGCAGCGGCTGCCCGCCCTGTCCGTGCCCCCTCGCCCCGCTCTCGTCGCGGCGGCCGCCATAGGGGCGGCGGCGGCCACGGCCGGGCTCGTCTGGTACGCCAGCCGCCGACGCGCGGCGGCGGTTTGA
- a CDS encoding oxidoreductase gives MSTTGAAADPLAALGSLPGVADSVESVRKAVDRVYGHRIMRRRSNEITSEAALRGARGSAALSGADWALEEVRRRTDFSAGEEDRTVGAALRLTAEAGQLLSIWRQSPLRVLARLHLVAAADRGDAVGRPRREGETADEPLVELPLPDADEVAGRLEGLSQLIIAGGSAPALVTAAVVHGELIALRPFASHNGLVARAAERIVLIGSGLDPKSICPAEVGHAEQGRAAYLAALDGYVSGTPDGMAAWIAHCGRAVELGARESAAVCEALQRGAA, from the coding sequence ATGAGTACGACAGGTGCGGCCGCCGATCCGCTCGCGGCCCTCGGTTCCCTTCCGGGGGTGGCCGATTCCGTGGAGTCCGTGCGCAAGGCGGTGGACCGGGTCTACGGACACCGGATCATGCGGCGGCGCAGCAACGAGATCACGTCCGAGGCGGCGCTGCGCGGGGCCCGTGGTTCCGCGGCGCTGTCCGGCGCCGACTGGGCCCTCGAAGAAGTCCGCCGGCGCACCGACTTCAGCGCGGGCGAGGAGGACCGGACGGTCGGCGCCGCCCTGCGGCTGACCGCCGAGGCGGGCCAGCTCCTGTCCATCTGGCGGCAGTCGCCCCTGCGCGTGCTGGCGCGGCTCCACCTGGTGGCGGCGGCCGACCGCGGCGACGCGGTGGGCCGTCCGAGGCGGGAGGGGGAGACCGCCGACGAGCCGCTGGTGGAACTGCCGCTGCCGGACGCGGACGAGGTCGCCGGCCGTCTGGAAGGCCTGTCCCAGCTGATCATCGCGGGCGGGTCGGCCCCGGCTCTGGTCACGGCGGCCGTCGTCCACGGCGAACTGATCGCCCTGCGCCCCTTCGCCTCGCACAACGGGCTGGTCGCGCGTGCCGCCGAGCGCATTGTCCTGATCGGCAGTGGCCTCGACCCGAAGTCCATCTGCCCGGCCGAGGTCGGGCACGCGGAACAGGGCCGTGCGGCCTACCTCGCGGCACTGGACGGCTACGTCTCCGGCACCCCGGACGGCATGGCCGCCTGGATCGCGCACTGCGGCCGGGCCGTCGAACTGGGCGCGAGGGAGTCCGCCGCGGTCTGTGAAGCGCTACAGCGCGGCGCCGCCTAG